The Syntrophobotulus glycolicus DSM 8271 DNA window AAGCAGGCTGCGAAAGACGGGCAAAGTTATGATTACTTCAAAGTCCTGGCGCTCTGCAGAAAGCCCAGCAAAAAATACAAGTTCCCGTCACTATCTACAGAGGTAAAAACCTTTATCAACGGGATCTGGTACAACGAAGACTTTTCACGTAATCAGGGTACCGTTGACATGGTCTATACTACCCTTGAGCGTCAGGCGGCGGAGAAAAGCTGGGAGATTCCGTCATACAGCACGGTGGCACGGTACATTAACTTTGAAATGAACGTCAACATGGGAGAACCGGTTAAATATTATCAGACTTTTGGCGAACGGGAATTTAAACGAGATAAGATGGTTAAGGCATCAAGAAATACAAAAGCGCTGCCGGTCATGGGGCTGATTCAGGGAGACGGCCATACTTTTGACTGCTGGGTTAAATACACGCATCCAAATGGAAAAGTATCAGCGGTCAAGCCGGTGCTGGTCGGTTGGGTGGATACCAGAACTAGAGTGATTGTCGGCAAAAGGATCTGTTATCACTCAAACGCACAGGTTATCAAACAGTCTCTGATCGACATGCTCTATACCTATGGAGTGCCGGAATACATGCTGATCGACAACGGGAAGGATTACACTGCTGAAAACATGACTGGCCGCAACCGAAAAGAGCGCATTAGTTTTGATAGTGAGACAGTCGGTTTTTACAAAAGCATTGGTATCAAGGACGATATCCGCAGCCTACCCTATCAGCCGTGGTCAAAAGCTCAGATAGAACGGTTCTTTGGAACGGTCTGCAGCCGGTTTACAAAATGGTTAAGCAGTTACACGGGTACACTGACAGGCCGGAAAACAGCTGCAAAGGTTAAAAAAGATATTCCAAATCTTTTAGAAAAGGATTTACTGCTCTCCATGGAGGAGTTCGCAGCTATCTTTGAAAAATGGGTGAAAGAAGAATATCACCAGCGTAATCATTCCGGACTGAAGAGAATGAAAGAAGCGTATATCAAGCCGCTGGAGCTATTTGAAAAAGCTGTTGAAAAGTATGTCAAAGCTCCACCGCCCAAGTCATATGCGGCAATGCTGATGATGAAGGCCGAACGAGTACATGTCTACAACATTGGAATCCGCAAATTTGGCTATGAGTACAGGGCCGCTGAACTTTGTGATTATATTGACAAGAAAGTAGATATCAAATGGGATGAAAACGATATCACCCGGCTCTATGTCTACAACCTGGACGGTCAGAAAATCTGCGAGGCAGAAAGCCAGGAACTGCTGCTGATTGCGCCTAAAATTCCGCAAAAGGCGTTGGAGGATCACATCAAAATGCAAAAACAACAGCTTAAGAGTATTCGCGACAGGGCAAATAAGTATACCACTCCGCTTGAGGAGCTGGCCGAGAATTACAGATCACATAAAAGTACATTCAGTCCATTGATCAGTAACGAACCTGTGAAAAATGTAGTAACCTTGCCGGTGGATAAGCAGTACCGCGAAGACATTACAGAAAAGAAAACGCGCAGGCAGCGCAAGGAAAACGAATATTTCAAAGAGCAGGCGGAAGAAGCCCTGCAAAAACTAAGAAATCTAAGTTAATGGAGGGAATTTAGGATGGAAGTAGCAACCATTTATCAAAAAAACAATGATCAGGAGTTAATTCAAAAGGCCAATGAGTATATCAAGGCTAGAGGAATGAATAAAGAAGAGTTTGCTAAAGAGATCAATTATTCGAGACCGGCTGTATCTCAGTTTTTAAATGGAAAATACGAGTCCAAATCTGGAGATATCCGGGAAAGAATAGCTAACCATCTAAACATCAGTCTGGACAATTCATTAAACCTGAAACCTGTTGAGATCAAGAAGCCCGTCTTTTTTGAGAGCCTGGATGCAGCAAATATTATTGGGGTTTGTAACTCCTGCCAAAAGTATGGCGGTCTGGGTGCAATCATCGGGAAAAGTGGATTTGGTAAAACTTTCACTCTCGAATATTATGGTAAATTGCCGAAGGTAGCCTATGTTGTGTGTAATGATGCCATGAATTCTAAGGATCTGCTGGCTACGATTGAGCGATCCATCGGACTGCCGATCGGCACGGGGACAAACTCTATGCGTGCTAATAAAATCTGCGAGTTCTTTGATATTAACCGGGGTTATTTGCTTATTATCGATGAGGCTGACAAGCTTCTGGGTAAATACACACAGAAAAAAATGGAGATCCTGCGCGGTATCTTCGACGGAGCAAAAGTCGGGATGATTGTCGCTGGCGAAGAACAGCTAGAAAGCATGATCAAATCCTATATCCCCCGCTTTGCTAACAGAATAGAATTTTATTACAAATTGAAAGGGCTTACAGCTGATGAAATCAGAAAATATTTAGGAAGCCTGGGGCTTCAATTCGCTGAAGAAGTAATCCAGGAGATCATCCGTCGCGGGACAAACATAAGAACAGGATGCTTCCGACTCTTTGATCGGACATTAAACAATATACTCAGGATCCTGGACGGAGACGCAAGCAAGCCCGTCACCCTGCAGGCGCTGGATAAAGCAAGTGAAATGATGATGCTATAGGAGGATTTGACATGAAACACGGCAAAAATCCTACCAGGAAGCAGAAAATCATGATAAAAAAAGTCGGATTGAACCCGGACAACTGGCTGGTGGTCAAAAATACCACCGACCAATTGTGCTTGATCAACCGGGAGAGCGGCAGGACGAAGGAGATTCCATATGGTTGAGAAGGCAATCACCGTCAGCAAGGACATTGAGCAGCTCAGGGACGGGATAGACCAGATCCTGAAGACCTGTGTCATGGACAAGGAAGAGCTTAATTACAAGGAAAAGGAGCTGCAGGATCTGCTCCACGAAATTGAATTCGCCGAAAGCCTTGACCGGAAATACCAGAAGAATTTTATATCAAAGCTTCAGTATCACCGGCGCGATCGGCGGCGGCTCAAGGATGAATTATTCCTCATAGAGCCGGTAGCAAGACTACTTAATGAAAAATATCCCAACCTGATCAATGACCTGAATAAAGCTCTGGGTAAGTGCCGGAAAGATGAAGAATCTCTTAAGAGCAGGATATATAAGCCTAGGACAACTGTTTTAAAGGAACTGCTGGAAAATGCTGAGGCGCGAGGAGGTCAATGATGAGAACCATATCGATTGATATTTCTGAACGGTTAGAAGAGCTACTGACTCAATTCCATCATACGGATACTTTGGCGACAAACAGACCCATTTTTATAGTCAGGGACAGATTGGACCATTGTGAAGAATGCGATGCGGATTGCGACGGAGAACGTTGTATAGAACATATCGACAAATCCTTTCATTTCTCTTTGAATGAGGCCAGAAAATACTTGGAATATCAAGGGCATAATCTTTCAGACCCGTATGTTTTTGGTCATTCTCCAGGCTATGCCAACGAAGGCGACTTTATCCCCTTTTATGATCTGCTCAAGAGCATTGCTGAAAAGCTTGAAAGAAGGTGAAGGTAGTGACCCGGAAAAAGAACAAGAAAGCCAAGACTCTGAATAAATTCCTGAGCAAACAAGAGCCGGTTCAGAATGTACCTCAAAACCGATATTCCAATCCAATTATCGGGTTAGCAAGGTTATTTGAATTTCTGGGAAGCTGCCAGAGCTTTCCTGTCAACGTGAGGACTGCAGCATGTGTTTCTGGGATTCCCGAAAATGAAGTCCGTAGAGTCTTACAAGGTTCCCTATATTACTTTGTTTGGAAAGATGATATTACAAAATGCCGAACGGCATAAGGAGGAAAAAAGAATGTTCAAAGTGTGTATTGATCCCGGTCATAACGAAACCGGAGCAGACCGAGGAGCTAGGTATAAGGATCTGGCTGAAGAGATCCTGACTCTCAAAATTGCCAAGCTGGTAAAGCAAGGGCTGGAGGCACAAGGTAATTTTACAGTGATCATGACCCGTGAAGGGCAGACCGTTAACGGCCCGGCCACTACACTGCTTGACTCTTTGCGTACAAGGTGCAGCATAGCAAACAATGCCGGTGCAGATCTGCTTGTATCTATTCATATTAATGCAGGTAAAGGCACCGGCTCTGAGGTGCTGGTCTATGGTACCGGAGGAAAGGCCGAGGTATGCGGCAAGATCATGGCTCCTCTGATCGCGGACGCTGGCTCTTGGACAAACCGTGGCGTTAAAGTCCAAAATATTCAAGTTTTGCGGGATACTACTATGCCGGCGATTCTGACAGAGAATGGCTTTATCGACAACGACAATGATTACCAGAAGTTGCTCAAAGACAGTGTCCTAAAGGATATCGCTGACGCGCATGTGTTAGGAATATGCAATTATTTTGGCGTCAAGTATAAAACTAGCCCGACAGTTCAGCCGGTCGCTACAACATCCCAGGCCGCTGCTTTGCCCTTCCTGATCATCTATTCCGGGGAAGTCGAATCAAGGATAATGCCTTATTTGCAGGAAAGCCTTAAGGCTCCGGCAATACCGCTTGCGGCTCTATCCGAAACAGTGGTCAATGCAGCTCAGAAGCTAATCGGAATCGGTGGCAAAGCTGAAGATTATGTGGTTGCTGGCAAAAAGCTGACCTTATACAAATTAATCGCCGGCAGTAACAGAATCGAAACGGCTGAAGCAGTTATTAAGGCTGTTAGGGGCGGGATAGCTTGAGCCGTAGGAGTCCGGGGGAACGGATCATTGAGATTCTAAACAGGTTCAAAGAAGACGAAGTGTCAAGGGCGGAAGCCCTGAATGATATCCTCCGGGTTCTGCGGTCAACCTGTGAGAACTGTAAACACCGTACAGAATCGAAAAAGCTTGAATATAAGCGTCAAGAGATATTAAAAGATATTCAGGACGGATTTTAAGGAGGGATTCAAATATGCAGACAGCAATTGCTGAAGAAACACAATATGATCCTAATCGTATCGGGGTCGGCACCTTGCGGGAAGCTTATAGATTAAATGGCATATACGCCTTAGTTGAAGATGGGAAAATTAAAGGTTTCTATTATGAAAAAATGGAGGATGATACGAATGCCGAGGCAAATTAGGAACAAAATCATATCCAAGAGCGGCGGGATTACGATCCCGTCCGACATTCGGCGGGAATATACCAGCTACCTTGGCGGAGAGGCCGTCGATCTAGAAATCCAGGACGGTAAGATCATTCTCTCTCCTCACGCCCCAAGGTGCATGTTCTGTGGCAGTATCGAAGATATCAGGAAATTTGAAGGCCGCCATATTTGCGGTATCTGCATTACCAGGATGGCAAAGGAGGCGAAGTCAAGTGACTGAAGATCAGAAAAAAATAAAGACTATGGTAGATGAAATCGCCAAATGGTCCAAGCTGGCGGATGATTGCAAGCAGCAATTAGAGCGCCTGAAAGGTGAGTTTCAAAAGTTAGGGGCTGCCGAGCTGGAGAATACAAAACTGAAACAGGTAGAATTTTGGGGAAACGGTGCGGCCAAAGTTGTAGTCACCCAGAGTGAAACGGTCAAGGTATTCTCTCACACCTTCCTGTTGCAAACACTGGATCAGCTACTGAAAGACTTCTCAAAGGAAAAGGTCACCTACGAATATACCGAACCGTTCAAACGGATTCTGTCTTCCGTTTGTCAGGGAAATTACAGCGAAGGATCTTTGGATGACGTGATTTCCCAGATAACCGGGGATGATAAAACCAGGAAGGCCTTGAAAAAGAAGCTGAAAGGCAACTGGGAAAAAGATATTCAAGTTCTGTTGAGCCTTACTGAAATGACTGAACAAGAAGCTAAACACTATGCCTACTTCGTCCAGGAAATTATCAACTGGGAAAAGATCGTCCATCTGTTAGAATCAGCCGGTCATCATAAAGATACTCAAAATTTTGATGTTGCGCTCAATGCGATTAAACATGCAGTCATTGTCGAAGAAGGCGTAAAGGTCGGAATAGAAACGGGCGAGGTGGCCTGATATGGCCAGAGCAGCATTAAAAGACCGTAACCACATGATCAGACAAATTTGGGGAATGGCTAAAGAACTGAGCATGACTGAAGATGAACTTCGAGCTGCCATGTATCAGGCAGCTGGTAAAGAAAGTATGCGGCTGTGCAGTGATAAGGATCTTTATCTGATTCTATGCCACCTGGGGCGGCTGAAAGATCTTAAGAAAACCCAGCTTGGATATGCTACTCCCCAGCAGCTCTGGAAGATCCGCGAGCTGGAGAAGCAACTTGGATGGACGGATAATTCCAAACGTCTGAGGAAATTCATGGAGAAATATTCGGAAATTCAAAAGCTGGAATGGCTTAAATTTAAGCAGGCTGGAGATCTCATCGAATCGCTAAAAAAGGTTTTGAAACGTGAACGCAGTAAAAAAGATTCGCAAGAAAAACTGCAAAAAGCATAAAAAGATTGAAATTATCCTGCAAATCCTGTATAAAGGAGGTGGTTGGTTTTGACCTATGAAGATTGGATGGATGAGATAAAAATCGAAGATCTGCCCTCATGTTACAGAGAAATGGTTGAAATGATCGGATTCTCAAATACCCTGAAGCTGGCCGACAAGTACCAGGGTACCGGATTTTACTTTCATAAGATGGACTCAGCCATTCAGGAAGCAAGGAATAAACGGATCAAGGCAGAGTTTGACGGAAGCAATCAAAGAAGCCTGGCTAGAAAGTATCGGCTCTCAGAGGTCTGGATCCGACAGATATTAGCCGGTCAGGGTTTTGACGAAAACCAGCTGACAATGTTTGAGTCCACTTAAGCTTATAAATTAAATTTCTAAACTACTTTTCTCGATCGCTTAACACCTTGAGATATACAATCCCAGTATAAGAACTGGGATTGTTTTTATTAGTCTTATATCTTTGTAGCTTAACCGGTTGGTTAGGGCGGGATTTGATATATTTGCAATCTCAGTAATTACTGAGATTTTTTGTATTTATTAAGGAGGATAACTTATGCAAACGGAAATCGCAACTACCGTTAATCAAGTTTTGACAAATTTGGCCATAGGAGTTTTGGCCCTGCTGGGAGCGCTGGCCTCTTTCTATGTGCAGAAAGGGATCAAAAAGCTGCAGGCCGAGACACGGAAAATTCAGGATGAAGCGACTAGAAACATTTTCGACACTGCGCTTACAAGGCTAAACGATGTTGCTTTAAAGACAGTCAATGCCATTGAGCAAACGGCGAAAAAAGACATTCTGCAGGCTATCACTGAGGGAACGGCTGATCGTGATCAGTTAAAAAATCTTGCCACTGAAGCATATGAAGAAATCGTGGCAACCCTTGAACCTGAATATATGAATCTCATTGAAGATTCAATGGGTGATGCCCAAGCCTATATCATGAACCTCATTGAAGATAAACTTGTTGAAGTCAAACAGAAATACACACAAATAAACAGCTAAGTAAAGGTGAGAACATGATGCCGGATGTAACTTGGGTAATACAAACCCTTACAATGTTAGCCCTGGCCGTTATTAGCTACTTTATAAAAGACCTCAAAAAAAGCATCCAGGAGGATATCGCTGATAACAAACAAAGAATCGAAGACACCAACTGTAAGGTAGAAAAATTAGAGGGCGAATTCAACAACTTTAAAGTTGAACAGGCTAAAGAAATCTCGGCTCAATTCAAAGATTATGTATCAAAAAGTGAATTTGTCCGGGTCACGGCCAATTATGAACGCAAACTGGATAAGATCTATGATGCCGTCATGACATTGAAAACCGGAAACAAGGAGAGCTAATATGGACGACATACAAACAACGAGAAACAAAATGTATCGGGGGCAGGTTATAAAAACGCTGGGTTTTTTCTATCCGGATCCCATGTCGGTCGAAGACCTTAAAGGGGCCTTAATAGCTAGGGGAATTACCATTACGGCCGATACGCTGAAGGTCCTTTATTATCTTGAGGATAAAGAATATATCCGTCTTAAAGATGGCTGTAAGGAATTCAGCGACGATGACATTGTGGAACTGACGGCCAAGGGAATTGATCTGCTGGAGTCCACAATCATAGATCCCGGCGTTATTCTGTGAGGCGCTTATGTCTAAGAAGCGCAGAACTAGAATTTTTTCAAAGATAGACGAGCTGCCGGCAGAACTTCGGGAAGAAGTCAACTGGATGCTGTACAGCCCGGCCTATACTTATTTGGATATCGCCCTATGGCTTCAAGAAAACAACTATGACATATCCAGATCAGCCGTGGGCAGATACGCCCTCCGGCAAAATGCGGTGGCTCAAAAGCTCAGAGAAGCACAGGAACAAACTAAGGCTTTAGTCAATGTCATTAAACAGAATCCGGAGGCCGATTATACCGAGGCCACCATGCAGATGCTCATGAGTGAGCTGACCAAAAAAATTGCCAGCGCACAAGAGGAATTTGACGAGATGGACCTGGACAAAGCCGGACGCCTGGTCGTAGCAATATCCCGCACTAAAGTTTACAAAGATCGGGTCAAGGCAGATTTAATGAAAAAGGTTGACCTGGCCTTTACTAAATTCAAAGACCAGATACCGCAGGTCATCAAGAATGATCCGGACTTAAGCCGGCGCATGGAAGAATTGCTGGAAGAAGCGAAAGCCCTGGTGTTGACCGATGAATGATTTGGAACAGTTTGCCGGGCAGTTTGGGAAAAGTCAGGCACTCTCCTTTCCGGAATATTGCCTGAAGCATATTATCCTGGATGACCTTACACCGTATGATGTCTACAATCGTCCATACATGGCGGAGATTGTAAAGACCAGCTTCAAACATCCGAACTCTGTCGTGTCCAAAGGAGCACAGACGGGTTTCAGTACTTATTATCTGGCGCGGGCTATGTATATGGTGGACGTACTGGGAGCTAATCTGATCTACTACCTTCCTACTGACAAACTCGCAATCCGATTTGGAGAAACCCGCTTTGATCCCTATGTTGACCGCAGTGAATATTTGAAGTCACGCCTTATGGGAACTGATAAGGCGGGTTTGAAACAAATAGGAACTCACTTCTTTTATATGTTAGGTTTGCACGGTAAAGGTGGGGCGATCTCCATTCCGGCAGATGAGATCTTATTTGATGAAGTTGCCTTGATCAACCGTGAAAACATGGATCTGGCCCAGGACAGGATCCTGGCTTCTAAACTCGGTTGGCAAAGATACTTCTCTGCCCCATTGTTCGAGGAAGACGGAATCGACGAACTGTACCGCCAGAGCGATATGCGGAAATGGCTGGTGAAATGCTCAGGCTGTAATCACTACTCAATTGTGGAAGAAGATTTTCCGGATAACATCCTGGAAACGAAAGATTCAGACAAAAGGTCTATTCGGATTATTTGTTCGAAGTGTGGCAAACCTCTGGATGTTGCCCAAGGAAAATGGGTCCCAGAACATCCGGATAAAACGGATGAGACTATAGGTTATCGGGTACCGCAGCTGATCATTCCAGACGCCAGGCTTGACCTTATCTGGAGCCGTTGGAAACGTGCCCAGGGGAAACCCAATAAGCTGGCCCTAGTCCGCAGGTCCGCGCTTGGGATTGCCGACAGCGGGAATATGCAGCCGATCAACTCCACAACATTGCAACTGGTGGAAGCCGCAGGAGATTACTACTTCCAAGACTCTTCTGAAGAAGCTTGCGGGATCGGGATCGACATGGGCGACGCCGCCCACGTTGCGGTGCTGGCTCCCTACAAAGAAGACGGGTTCCGGATTGTGGCCGCCTGGCATGTTGACGTGGAAGATCTGTTGGAGATGATCCCACACCTGGAAGAAACATATAATGTCGGCTGCCTGGTGATTGACGCCATGCCATACAAGACGGAGTCCAAACGGGTGGTCAGGATCCTACAGACAGCTACCGGTTACATCCAATACTTTAAACAGAATTACAAAGAATCGACCGAAGGTGAAGAAGAAAAACAGGTTAACGTCATTCAGGTGGATCGGGATGAGTCCCTGGATGAGACAACGGAACTTTTCGGCTGTAACCCACCCAGGGCACTGCTTTTTAAGCCCAGAAATATCGAGGAAGAGAACACCCTGGAAGAAATACGCCGACAATTGAAGAAGCTCCTGAAGGAAGAGATTATCGGAGCTGACAGCAACAAACGGATTAGTTATAAAAAGAACGTGGAAAATCACTTTGGTATGGCTATCAATTCCGGCCGGATTGCCTTGAATCAGATGGGTGTTCATGGGAAGAAAAAAGGCCCGGCGATAAGCGGCGGTCAGGTAATCGGGCGGAGCTTAGCCTCAGACATTCACTGGTAAACGAGGAGGAAATATGGACAGATCACTGCTCGGACAAACAGGATCACAACTACAGGCAATGATTTACGCATTTGACGGAGCTGTCTACAATCCGGAAGCTATCCGCCTGAAAGAATACGAGCGTATGTTAGATACGGATGAAACCGTAGGTATCGCCTTCGATTTCCTTTCTCTTTCGATCTTAAGCCTAATGGGTACCTATCATCATCCTGACGATAAAATAACTACTTTCATCCATGAATGCCTGGAAGGTATGCAGGACAGCCTACCGATCGCCGCTATGGACATTCTTTCGGCTCTCTGGGCAGGGTTTTCAGCCACTGAAATTGTCTGGAAGCCAGAAGGAAGACAGATTAAGCTTGACTACATGGCAACCTATCACCCTTCTACGATCACTTTTGTACTTAATAACCGGGGCCGCCTGAGTGGTGTGAAGCAGCGCTGGATATTCTCGGCTCTGGATACGGACATCCCGGTCGAAAAATGCCTGATCTATACGCACAATAAACGGTTCAACAACTATTACGGGATCTCTGCCTTTAAACGGCTGCGAAAAAATTGGCTTCTAAAAGACGCTTTTCTAAAGATGTGGGCGCGGGCTTTGGATAAATACGGGACCCCGCTCACCACAGCAATTGTCCCTGAAGGAAATGTAGTCGATCCAGAAACAAACGAAGAAATATCCCAGTTAGGATATGCGACTAAGCTACTGGCTAATCTGCAAAACGGCACCGCTTTGGCTTTATCGGCCAAAGGAGATAAAGATAACCGCCTGCCGGACATCAAAACGACTTTTCCCGGCAGCGGCGTCGGGGATTCTTTTAACCAGGCCGTCGGATACCTAAATAAAATGATCTGCCGGGGCCTCCTCATTCCCTCGCTGGTTCTGGATGAGGGCGCACGCAGCGGAAGTTATGCTTTGGGGGAAAGTCACTTTGACGCTTTTATGTTGGGGATCCGGACAATTTATGTGCAGGTGACAGACATTATCCTGGATCAACTCATTCGGCGTCTGGTTGAATATAACTTTGGACCGCAAGACGAGTATGGCACCTTTCAAGAAAAGCCGCCCGGATCGGACCAGATTAAAGTACTTTCAGAAGCTTTCCAGGCACTGACAAACGGCGGGTATATGGATCCCTCTGTTCAAGAAGATCTGAATTATGTCCGGGTTGCAACCGGCCTGCCGGAACGGGAAGTAAAAGAAGCAACTAAAGAGACAGTGAAAAAGAGTTATTCCCGGTATTTGAGAGGCGATGACAATGGACAGTAAAGCGCTTTTTTGGCAGCTGGATCAAGCGGAATCTCGGCAATTACAGCGTTGGGAATCCTGGATCAAGGCTGTAGAGCGCAGCATCCCCTGGCGGGAAATGGAACGCCTGGATAAAGCATCGGGAACGCAACTATCAAAACTGGCTCTCCTGCCGGAATTTCAGGTTAACATCACCGGCCTGGGAAAAATCATGGCTGACCATGGTGCAGAAATGATCGGCGCCGGCATGGCGCACGGTGACCTCCTTGTGGCCGAACTGCACAAAAAGTATCGTCCGCGCAAGCTCGCTGATCTGCCGGGATGGGATCCGGAGAAGGCAACACCAACGCCGGAAGAAGCAATCAGCGTCATGGAACGCAGATCTCTGGTGCTGTCCGGAGACGTCGGGCTACAAATGGAAGCCGATATCAAAAAAACCATGGTGGAATATTTGATCGGGACCTCGCGCGATGAGACGGAAAGCCGGATCGTGGATCTGTTGCAGGATACACAGGAACGAGCCTCGCTGATCACGACGACGGAAAGCACCTACGCCTATAACCGGGGCCGTCTCGTAAGCTTCAAGGAAAACGATGTGGATTATGTTCGCTTCAGTGCTATTCGGGACGGGCGAACGTCTGAGCAGTGTAACAGCCGCCACGGACTGATCATGCGCTTGGATGATCCAAGATTGGCTGACAATACGCCTCCTCTGCATGGCCGCTGCCGATCGGTTTTAGATCCGTTGTACAGCGAATATCAGCCAGAAATGCTGACAAAGGAAAATCAGGATTGGAGTAAGGTGGTAGCCCTGCCGAAAGGCTGGAGAGCTGCTTAACCTATAAAGGAGGTGATGGAATTGGATAGTGAAGATCAAAAAGGCAAGCTCAAAATCCCGTTTTTTAGACTTGGTGCCTGGGTACACCCCAAATATGGCCCCATTAACGGTACCCAAGAAATGTTTAATCAAATGGTACAAAACTTTAACCAGCATGTTCTTGGTCGCCCTGTCTTTATACGCCTTGGTCATTCAACCGCTGCGGCTCCGGTTTTTGGAAATGTTCCGGCTGAAGCCTGGGTAACGGATTTGAAACAAGATGGTCCCATACTTTACGCTTTGGCCATTCCGACCAATGAGGAAATTCAAGAGGCTGTGCGCAATAAACAATACCGGTTTGCCAGTGCCGAATATGAGCTGAATTATATTGACAAAGAAACAGGTACAAACCATGGAGCTGTTTTAAGTGCGATAGGACTGACAAATGAACCTTTCCTGACTAAGCTACCGGATACTGTGGTGTTATCAGAACAAAATCAAGATGTTTTCTATTTGGATTATAAGGAGGTAGAAAAATCAATGACTGAAGAAAATGTAAACAATCCATTTCAAAAGCTGGCGGAAACTCTCATCAATTTTTTTAAAACTGCCGACGGGACACCCAACATGGCTTTAGCACAAACACAGGTAAAGCCGCCTTTAACGGAGGAGCAGCAAACCCAGCTGGCAGAAGTCCCGAAACTCACTGAACAGTTAAAGCAGACTCAAGCTCTTTTAGAGGAACAGGTTGCAAAGACCCAGGAAGCTATTATCGATCACAAGCTGGCTGAACTGGTTGCTCAGGGAATCCCGCCTGTTATGACGGAAAAAATCCGTCCGATACTTTTAGCCCAGGGAGTTGAGGGCAAAATCAAGCTGGCGGATGGAACAGAAAAACCTCTTGCCGACGTCTTGCTGGAAACCCTGGCAGCTCTGCCGCAGGATCAAAGAGTAAAGCTTTCGCAGGCCGGCTATCA harbors:
- a CDS encoding AAA family ATPase, whose amino-acid sequence is MEVATIYQKNNDQELIQKANEYIKARGMNKEEFAKEINYSRPAVSQFLNGKYESKSGDIRERIANHLNISLDNSLNLKPVEIKKPVFFESLDAANIIGVCNSCQKYGGLGAIIGKSGFGKTFTLEYYGKLPKVAYVVCNDAMNSKDLLATIERSIGLPIGTGTNSMRANKICEFFDINRGYLLIIDEADKLLGKYTQKKMEILRGIFDGAKVGMIVAGEEQLESMIKSYIPRFANRIEFYYKLKGLTADEIRKYLGSLGLQFAEEVIQEIIRRGTNIRTGCFRLFDRTLNNILRILDGDASKPVTLQALDKASEMMML
- a CDS encoding phage protein Gp27 family protein, which codes for MSKKRRTRIFSKIDELPAELREEVNWMLYSPAYTYLDIALWLQENNYDISRSAVGRYALRQNAVAQKLREAQEQTKALVNVIKQNPEADYTEATMQMLMSELTKKIASAQEEFDEMDLDKAGRLVVAISRTKVYKDRVKADLMKKVDLAFTKFKDQIPQVIKNDPDLSRRMEELLEEAKALVLTDE
- a CDS encoding Mu transposase C-terminal domain-containing protein, producing the protein MPEDIFLMIEDAAELEGIKYNTLLQRILRNPENFKTKTMSALSGGKDRVLVGLSSLSPKARKLYIKNQMNEIIPGMVEDKTFGSIMPWYMEVDVNWYIENNKQQFYEAVELCNRISEFILYRGANKTEFAENLAKSLEISKRSLYDYCKKYTEANSWAEKQAAKDGQSYDYFKVLALCRKPSKKYKFPSLSTEVKTFINGIWYNEDFSRNQGTVDMVYTTLERQAAEKSWEIPSYSTVARYINFEMNVNMGEPVKYYQTFGEREFKRDKMVKASRNTKALPVMGLIQGDGHTFDCWVKYTHPNGKVSAVKPVLVGWVDTRTRVIVGKRICYHSNAQVIKQSLIDMLYTYGVPEYMLIDNGKDYTAENMTGRNRKERISFDSETVGFYKSIGIKDDIRSLPYQPWSKAQIERFFGTVCSRFTKWLSSYTGTLTGRKTAAKVKKDIPNLLEKDLLLSMEEFAAIFEKWVKEEYHQRNHSGLKRMKEAYIKPLELFEKAVEKYVKAPPPKSYAAMLMMKAERVHVYNIGIRKFGYEYRAAELCDYIDKKVDIKWDENDITRLYVYNLDGQKICEAESQELLLIAPKIPQKALEDHIKMQKQQLKSIRDRANKYTTPLEELAENYRSHKSTFSPLISNEPVKNVVTLPVDKQYREDITEKKTRRQRKENEYFKEQAEEALQKLRNLS
- a CDS encoding AbrB/MazE/SpoVT family DNA-binding domain-containing protein produces the protein MPRQIRNKIISKSGGITIPSDIRREYTSYLGGEAVDLEIQDGKIILSPHAPRCMFCGSIEDIRKFEGRHICGICITRMAKEAKSSD
- a CDS encoding N-acetylmuramoyl-L-alanine amidase, translated to MFKVCIDPGHNETGADRGARYKDLAEEILTLKIAKLVKQGLEAQGNFTVIMTREGQTVNGPATTLLDSLRTRCSIANNAGADLLVSIHINAGKGTGSEVLVYGTGGKAEVCGKIMAPLIADAGSWTNRGVKVQNIQVLRDTTMPAILTENGFIDNDNDYQKLLKDSVLKDIADAHVLGICNYFGVKYKTSPTVQPVATTSQAAALPFLIIYSGEVESRIMPYLQESLKAPAIPLAALSETVVNAAQKLIGIGGKAEDYVVAGKKLTLYKLIAGSNRIETAEAVIKAVRGGIA
- a CDS encoding phage protein GemA/Gp16 family protein — protein: MAKELSMTEDELRAAMYQAAGKESMRLCSDKDLYLILCHLGRLKDLKKTQLGYATPQQLWKIRELEKQLGWTDNSKRLRKFMEKYSEIQKLEWLKFKQAGDLIESLKKVLKRERSKKDSQEKLQKA
- a CDS encoding DUF6906 family protein → MKHGKNPTRKQKIMIKKVGLNPDNWLVVKNTTDQLCLINRESGRTKEIPYG
- a CDS encoding Mor transcription activator family protein, whose product is MTYEDWMDEIKIEDLPSCYREMVEMIGFSNTLKLADKYQGTGFYFHKMDSAIQEARNKRIKAEFDGSNQRSLARKYRLSEVWIRQILAGQGFDENQLTMFEST